The following proteins are encoded in a genomic region of Apodemus sylvaticus chromosome 21, mApoSyl1.1, whole genome shotgun sequence:
- the Tat gene encoding tyrosine aminotransferase has protein sequence MDSYVIQTDANDSLPSVLGVHVNIGGRSSVQGRMKGRKARWNVRPSDMSNKTFNPIRAIVDNMKVKPNPNKTVISLSIGDPTVFGNLPTDPEVTQAMKDALDSGKYNGYAPSIGYLSSREEVASYYHCPEAPLEAKDVILTSGCSQAIELCLAVLANPGQNILIPRPGFSLYRTLAESMGIEVKLYNLLPEKSWEIDLKQLESLIDDKTACLVVNNPSNPCGSVFSKRHLQKILAVAERQCVPILADEIYGDMVFSDHKYEPLATLSTNVPILSCGGLAKRWLVPGWRLGWILIHDRRDIFGNEIRDGLVKLSQRILGPCTIVQGALKSILQRTPQEFYHDTLSFLKSNAELCYGALAAIPGLQPVRPSGAMYLMVGIEMEHFPEFENDVEFTERLIAEQAVHCLPATCFEYPNFFRVVITVPEVMMLEACSRIQEFCEQHYHCAEGSQEECDK, from the exons ATGGACTCCTATGTGATTCAGACCGATGCCAACGACAGCCTGCCTTCAGTTCTGGGTGTGCATGTCAATATTGGCGGGAGAAGCTCCGTGCAAGGAAGAATGAAAGGCAGGAAGGCCAGATGGAACGTGAGGCCCTCTGACATGTCCAACAAGACCTTTAATCCCATCCGAGCCATCGTGGACAACATGAAGGTGAAGCCGAATCCCAACAAAACCGTGATTTCTCTGTCAATTG GGGATCCTACTGTGTTTGGGAACCTGCCTACAGACCCTGAAGTTACGCAAGCCATGAAAGATGCCCTGGACTCCGGGAAGTACAACGGCTATGCCCCATCCATCG GTTATCTATCCAGTCGGGAGGAGGTCGCTTCTTATTACCACTGCCCTGAGGCTCCGCTGGAAGCTAAG GATGTCATTCTGACAAGTGGCTGCAGTCAGGCCATTGAGCTGTGTCTAGCTGTGTTGGCCAATCCTGGACAAAACATCCTCATTCCGAGGCCCGGGTTTTCCCTCTATAGGACTTTGGCTGAATCTATGGGAATTGAGGTCAAGCTCTACAATCTATTg cccgagAAGTCTTGGGAAATTGACCTAAAGCAACTGGAATCTCTGATTGACGATAAAACGGCTTGTCTCGTTGTCAACAACCCGTCCAATCCCTGTGGCTCCGTGTTCAGTAAGCGGCACCTTCAGAAGATTTTGGCAG TGGCTGAAAGGCAATGTGTCCCTATCTTAGCCGATGAGATCTATGGTGATATG GTGTTTTCAGACCACAAATATGAACCACTGGccaccctcagcaccaatgtccCCATCCTGTCCTGTGGTGGGCTGGCTAAGCGCTGGTTGGTTCCTGGCTGGAGGTTGGGCTGGATCCTAATCCATGATCGAAGAGACATTTTTGGCAATGAG ATTCGCGATGGGCTGGTGAAACTGAGTCAACGGATCCTGGGGCCATGCACCATCGTCCAAGGCGCTCTGAAGAGCATCCTGCAGCGGACCCCTCAGGAGTTCTACCATGACACTTTAAGCTTCCTTAAG TCCAATGCTGAGCTCTGCTATGGGGCACTGGCTGCTATTCCTGGGCTCCAGCCGGTCCGCCCTTCTGGAGCCATGTACCTtatg GTGGGAATTGAGATGGAGCATTTCCCAGAATTTGAGAATGACGTGGAGTTCACAGAGCGGTTAATTGCGGAGCAAGCTGTCCACTGCCTCCCAGCGACG TGCTTCGAGTACCCAAATTTCTTCCGGGTGGTCATCACAGTGCCCGAGGTGATGATGCTGGAGGCTTGTAGCCGGATCCAGGAGTTCTGTGAACAGCATTACCACTGtgctgaaggcagccaggaggagtgTGATAAATAG